A window of the Nisaea acidiphila genome harbors these coding sequences:
- the grxC gene encoding glutaredoxin 3, giving the protein MLDSRAYRTHLTGSKESKGVASMAEVEIYTTMFCPFCVRAKKLLESKDVAFTEIDVTMSSSKRAAMQERAEGRHTVPQIFIDGVGIGGSDELAALDASGKLDEMLAA; this is encoded by the coding sequence ATGCTGGATTCGCGGGCGTACCGCACCCATCTGACGGGCAGTAAGGAATCCAAGGGAGTTGCCTCAATGGCCGAGGTCGAGATCTACACCACCATGTTCTGCCCCTTCTGCGTGCGCGCGAAGAAGCTGCTGGAGAGCAAGGACGTCGCCTTTACAGAGATCGACGTCACCATGAGCAGCTCCAAGCGCGCGGCCATGCAGGAGCGCGCCGAGGGTCGTCACACGGTGCCGCAGATCTTCATCGACGGTGTCGGGATCGGCGGCTCTGACGAATTGGCGGCGCTGGACGCGAGTGGTAAGCTCGACGAAATGCTCGCCGCATAA
- a CDS encoding ComF family protein encodes MTGDRTRERPDFERRGGGVIGSIGSLSLQTGRRLFDLVLPPRCKKCGALVVADDALCAACWSSLTFLGPPWCACCGLPFEYDVGADALCGACIASRPLFGSARAALAYDDASRELVLSFKHGGDESLARLFACWMAAAGGELLHDAPVILPVPLHPWRRIRRGFNQSAGLAAALARITGLRWDALSLERVRSTPSQGGLGRLARRENVRAAFAVRHSRRQRLAGRNLLLVDDVWTSGATADACIRACRKAGAARVDLLTLARVL; translated from the coding sequence TTGACTGGTGACCGGACGCGCGAGCGGCCGGACTTCGAAAGGCGCGGCGGCGGCGTGATCGGTTCGATCGGATCCCTATCCTTGCAGACCGGACGAAGATTGTTCGATCTCGTTCTGCCGCCGCGCTGCAAGAAATGCGGTGCGCTGGTGGTTGCGGACGATGCGCTCTGTGCCGCCTGCTGGTCCTCCCTGACCTTCCTCGGCCCGCCCTGGTGCGCCTGCTGCGGTCTGCCGTTCGAATACGATGTCGGCGCGGACGCGCTCTGCGGCGCCTGCATCGCCAGCCGGCCACTCTTCGGGAGCGCGCGTGCTGCGCTGGCATATGACGATGCAAGCCGGGAACTGGTCCTCAGTTTCAAGCATGGTGGAGATGAGAGTCTGGCCCGGCTCTTCGCGTGCTGGATGGCAGCTGCCGGAGGCGAGCTGTTACATGACGCACCGGTCATCCTGCCGGTGCCGTTGCATCCCTGGCGCCGGATCCGCCGGGGTTTCAACCAGTCGGCCGGGCTCGCAGCCGCTCTCGCGCGGATTACCGGGCTCCGCTGGGACGCTCTTTCGCTTGAGCGTGTCCGCTCGACGCCCAGCCAGGGCGGGCTGGGCAGATTGGCCCGGCGCGAGAATGTTCGCGCGGCCTTCGCGGTCCGCCACTCCCGGCGGCAGCGGCTGGCGGGACGCAACCTGCTTCTGGTCGACGATGTCTGGACCTCCGGCGCGACCGCCGATGCCTGTATCCGGGCGTGCCGGAAGGCCGGCGCGGCGCGCGTCGATCTTCTGACCCTTGCACGCGTTCTTTAG
- a CDS encoding methyltransferase domain-containing protein: MAYISAMMDQMLVFDRRQVRRNRDRAAADFPAHDFLKREVTERVVDRMRDIQRRFPRLLDLGSHDGSLRQSLDPELGAEWVVSLDPSERFATLASASGPSVAAEEEFLPFAPASFDAVISCLSLHWVNDLPGALLQARQCLKPDGLFLGAMLGGETLHELRAVLTEAETEVLGGAGPRVSPFAELQDAAGLMQRAGFALPVADSDLLTVTYANAFLLMHELRGMGEGNAITARRKGTTPKAVFMRAAEIYHERHAGPDGRIPASFQVLYLTGWAPHASQQQPLRPGSAAHRLADALGGTEQPAGDPAAPGRKPH, translated from the coding sequence ATGGCCTATATCAGCGCCATGATGGATCAGATGCTCGTCTTCGACCGCCGCCAGGTCCGGCGCAACCGGGATCGCGCCGCGGCGGATTTCCCAGCGCACGATTTCCTCAAGCGGGAAGTCACCGAGCGCGTCGTCGACCGGATGCGCGACATTCAGCGGCGCTTTCCCCGCCTGCTCGACCTCGGCAGCCATGACGGATCGTTGCGGCAAAGCCTCGATCCCGAGCTCGGCGCCGAATGGGTCGTCAGCCTCGACCCGTCGGAACGGTTCGCCACCCTGGCCTCCGCTTCGGGACCATCGGTCGCCGCAGAGGAAGAGTTCCTGCCATTCGCGCCGGCGAGTTTCGATGCCGTTATCAGCTGTCTCTCGCTTCACTGGGTCAACGATCTGCCGGGCGCTCTGCTCCAGGCGCGCCAGTGCCTGAAGCCGGACGGACTGTTCCTCGGCGCGATGCTCGGCGGCGAAACCCTGCACGAACTTCGCGCGGTGCTGACGGAGGCGGAGACCGAGGTGCTCGGCGGCGCCGGCCCCCGGGTCTCTCCCTTCGCGGAGCTGCAGGACGCGGCCGGACTGATGCAGCGGGCGGGTTTCGCCCTGCCCGTTGCCGACAGCGACCTGCTGACGGTCACCTACGCGAACGCTTTCCTGCTGATGCATGAGCTTCGGGGCATGGGCGAGGGCAACGCGATCACCGCGCGGCGCAAAGGCACGACGCCGAAAGCCGTTTTCATGCGCGCGGCCGAAATCTACCATGAGCGCCATGCAGGCCCGGACGGACGGATTCCTGCGAGTTTCCAGGTGCTCTATCTCACCGGCTGGGCGCCGCATGCCTCGCAGCAGCAGCCGCTCCGCCCCGGCAGTGCCGCACATCGGCTGGCCGACGCGCTGGGCGGAACGGAACAGCCCGCGGGCGATCCCGCCGCGCCCGGGCGCAAGCCACACTAA
- a CDS encoding carbonic anhydrase, producing the protein MPDLSSLLQHNVAWAEGKLREDPAYFEKLSGLQAPEYLWIGCSDSRVPANVITGLAPGEVFVHRNVANLVHPGDLNMLSVLEFAIEVLGVKHVIVCGHYGCGGVYAAVDGKMHGIVDHWLQPIRDVAERYASELEGCADPEERHKKLCELNVRSQVQTLGRTPIVQATWAAGKSLQLHGWAYGLEDGRIRDLDCSISGTDGLTSRQIALPGTDIGF; encoded by the coding sequence GTGCCGGATTTGTCCAGTCTGCTGCAACACAATGTCGCGTGGGCCGAGGGAAAGCTGCGCGAGGACCCCGCCTATTTCGAGAAGCTTTCCGGCCTGCAGGCGCCGGAATATCTCTGGATCGGCTGTTCCGACAGCCGGGTGCCGGCGAACGTCATCACCGGCCTGGCGCCGGGCGAGGTCTTCGTGCACCGCAATGTCGCGAACCTGGTGCATCCGGGCGACCTCAACATGCTCTCGGTCTTGGAATTCGCCATCGAGGTGCTCGGTGTGAAGCATGTCATCGTCTGCGGCCATTACGGCTGCGGCGGTGTCTACGCGGCGGTCGACGGCAAGATGCATGGCATCGTAGATCACTGGCTGCAGCCGATCCGGGATGTTGCGGAGCGCTACGCGAGTGAACTAGAGGGCTGCGCGGATCCGGAAGAGCGACACAAGAAACTCTGCGAACTGAATGTCCGCTCGCAGGTTCAGACTCTCGGACGGACGCCGATCGTGCAGGCAACCTGGGCGGCCGGAAAATCGCTGCAACTGCACGGCTGGGCTTACGGCCTCGAGGACGGCCGGATCCGCGACCTCGATTGCTCCATCAGCGGTACCGACGGACTGACTTCCCGCCAGATCGCGCTGCCGGGGACCGATATCGGCTTTTAG
- a CDS encoding sugar phosphate isomerase/epimerase family protein, whose protein sequence is MNDTASTSLPTLGAAMPTRMLATYRDWLIDGQRDLEIQDFFKADLLNGNWKPVAAEIGKQLVGHKGRLGIHGPFWGFTIGTEDPDVRQVVRKRMMQGLDVCEEIGATQMVVHSPFTTWDYNNVGNKAGYLDEAFARVHATLDNVVARAEKVGVTLVIENIEDVDPSWRVRLAESFNSERVRVSIDTGHAHYAHGSTGAPPVDYYVAAAGDMLEHIHLQDADGYADRHWVMGEGTIRWPSVFRALSALTSNPRLIIEIRDHSRILEAAAYLTEAGLAR, encoded by the coding sequence ATGAACGATACCGCCTCAACGTCCCTGCCAACTCTGGGCGCCGCGATGCCCACCCGCATGCTGGCAACATACCGGGACTGGCTGATCGACGGACAGCGCGACCTGGAGATCCAGGACTTTTTCAAGGCCGACCTGCTGAACGGGAACTGGAAGCCGGTCGCCGCCGAGATCGGCAAACAGCTCGTTGGGCACAAAGGGCGGCTCGGCATTCACGGGCCGTTCTGGGGCTTCACCATCGGCACCGAGGATCCCGATGTGCGCCAGGTGGTGCGGAAGCGGATGATGCAGGGGCTCGATGTCTGCGAGGAAATAGGCGCCACGCAGATGGTCGTGCACAGTCCTTTCACCACCTGGGATTACAACAATGTCGGCAACAAGGCCGGGTATCTGGACGAGGCGTTCGCCCGGGTTCATGCCACGCTGGACAATGTCGTCGCGCGAGCGGAGAAGGTCGGGGTTACCCTGGTGATCGAGAACATCGAGGATGTCGATCCGAGCTGGCGCGTGCGCCTGGCGGAGTCTTTCAACAGCGAAAGGGTGCGGGTTTCGATCGATACCGGCCACGCACACTACGCTCACGGTTCCACCGGCGCGCCGCCGGTGGATTACTACGTCGCTGCCGCCGGCGACATGCTTGAGCATATCCATCTGCAGGATGCCGACGGCTATGCCGACAGGCACTGGGTGATGGGCGAGGGTACGATCCGCTGGCCGTCGGTGTTCCGCGCGCTCTCCGCGCTGACCTCGAACCCGCGTCTGATCATCGAAATCCGTGACCATAGCCGCATTCTGGAGGCGGCCGCTTACCTGACGGAAGCTGGTCTCGCTCGGTAG
- a CDS encoding DUF3369 domain-containing protein — translation MTNNDDLLFSDEEADSADGDRHEETEAKWKIVIVDDDPGIHDVTKLTLADFEFSGRGLSFISCYSGAEAREVLAEHPDSALILLDVVMENEHAGLDVAQYIRHTLDNWQSRIVLRTGQPGQAPERKVITEYDINDYKEKTDLTATKLYTLLCSSLRSYRDIVTIDQNRRGLEQVIKASANIFELKSMNEFATGTLEQLTALLHFDPSAVYLRDDVQQGGLAATYAGETLRVLAATGAFKDLSGDNVRDHLSPAIVERLEKAVAARQSLYEDGDFVGFFEDRHGTTNLTYMSGVGTVDPVDRSLLEMFIQNVSIAFENVQLHEDVADTQREIVYMLGEAVETRSEETGNHVKRVAEISRILAEAYGLDEDNVELIKLASPLHDIGKIGVPDAVLNKPGKLDPDEWAIMKAHAELGHKMLSGSNRKIFKAAAIIAHEHHEKWDGSGYPNGKKGEDIHIFGRLTAIADVFDALGSERAYKQAWPLERIVDLMQSESGRHFDPRCVELLMDRLDDIASVRDRFMDQPAARA, via the coding sequence ATGACAAATAATGACGATCTGCTGTTTTCCGACGAAGAGGCCGACTCCGCAGACGGCGATCGCCATGAGGAGACGGAAGCCAAATGGAAGATCGTCATCGTCGATGACGACCCCGGCATCCACGATGTCACCAAGCTGACCCTTGCGGATTTCGAATTTTCCGGGCGCGGGTTGAGTTTCATCAGTTGCTATTCCGGCGCCGAGGCCCGGGAGGTCCTGGCCGAGCATCCGGACTCCGCGCTGATTCTGCTCGACGTCGTCATGGAGAATGAGCATGCCGGCCTCGATGTCGCGCAATATATCCGTCACACGCTCGACAACTGGCAATCCCGGATCGTGCTTCGGACCGGCCAGCCGGGACAGGCACCGGAACGTAAGGTCATTACCGAATACGACATCAACGATTACAAAGAGAAGACCGACCTCACGGCGACGAAGCTTTACACTCTGCTCTGCAGTTCGCTGCGCTCTTACAGGGATATTGTCACGATCGATCAGAACCGGCGCGGCTTGGAGCAGGTGATCAAGGCCTCGGCCAATATTTTCGAGCTCAAATCGATGAACGAGTTCGCGACGGGAACCCTTGAGCAACTGACCGCCCTGCTACATTTCGACCCGAGCGCCGTCTACCTGAGAGACGACGTCCAACAAGGAGGGCTGGCGGCTACCTATGCCGGTGAGACGCTCCGCGTTCTGGCTGCCACTGGTGCTTTCAAAGATTTGAGCGGGGACAATGTCAGGGATCATCTGTCACCGGCAATTGTCGAGCGCCTCGAAAAAGCGGTCGCGGCGCGTCAGAGTCTCTATGAGGATGGTGACTTCGTCGGGTTCTTCGAGGATCGCCACGGAACGACCAACCTCACCTATATGTCCGGCGTTGGCACTGTCGACCCGGTCGACCGCAGTTTGCTTGAGATGTTTATCCAGAACGTTTCGATCGCGTTCGAGAATGTCCAACTGCACGAGGACGTCGCCGATACCCAGCGCGAGATCGTCTACATGCTTGGCGAGGCCGTGGAAACGAGGTCCGAGGAGACCGGCAACCATGTTAAACGCGTGGCCGAAATCAGCCGCATACTCGCTGAAGCTTACGGTCTCGATGAGGACAATGTGGAGCTGATCAAGCTTGCCTCGCCGCTGCATGATATCGGGAAGATCGGCGTTCCCGACGCCGTTCTGAACAAACCGGGCAAGCTGGATCCGGACGAATGGGCGATCATGAAGGCGCATGCGGAGCTTGGCCATAAGATGCTTTCGGGGTCGAACCGGAAGATTTTCAAGGCAGCCGCCATAATCGCGCACGAACATCACGAGAAGTGGGACGGCTCCGGCTATCCCAACGGAAAGAAGGGCGAAGATATCCATATCTTCGGGCGTCTTACCGCGATTGCCGATGTTTTCGACGCGCTAGGCAGCGAGCGCGCCTACAAGCAGGCCTGGCCACTGGAACGCATTGTCGATCTGATGCAGTCGGAGAGCGGCCGTCACTTCGATCCCCGCTGTGTCGAACTTCTGATGGACCGTCTGGACGATATCGCATCGGTCAGAGACCGGTTCATGGATCAGCCGGCGGCCCGCGCCTAA
- a CDS encoding PAS domain S-box protein produces MSAKDLGGNRLADAIAQRNAERIGRIGSWYWILETDEIVWSEEAFRLLGLTGTDATPRWAEFLKIVHPDDREEVDIWFRKAWKTDRENATECRIQRADGSVRWVEAREGPVFEGGKKTAIFGTIRDVTERVERMAEIQALNARQEELVIRRTSELQDEIAKREAMQAELALSEAMHRNIVDSAADAIVTIDVGGCILSANRAVKDTFGYDPDSLVGQRAETLVESGVAAKHQGFIDNYLRSGQSRIMGRTAEVSARRACGEVFPVELSVNEVKASGRIFFCAIIRDISERRSAELELRESAERLKESESNLRKLLDLSPVGITIVEPHAHKRLYANEAMAKMFMIPEGTPLSEWGAVETFADPKDLEIVRQANFTENPISDLELLRTRRDGSTWWCLHYSRPIVFAGTHAAIVWHLDISNRKRIEAELSEKEQQLRSTIDNAPAGFVLTDRAEKIVLMNDRMREILDVPAELVEPGRCYGDVLRYLVERGDFGAGNTEEKYQRALGGLRNLTARIHEYNSVSGKIFGVRRHPAGEGSVVTVAVDVTEQKESEERLRQALWDLELAQDELVQSEKMASLGGLVAGVAHEINTPVGTAVTAATHVREETMKIRAALANNAVGRAQFDGYLSVADEGTRIIESNLHRAAQLIRSFKQVAVDQSSEERRAFNVDSYLRETVDSLRPQLTNYPKVGLDLETDADVRINSFPGAFAQVLSNLFVNALAHGFDSDGSGTISIRTIRLDDQVRLTFEDDGQGMDADTRMHIFEPFFTTKRGSGGSGLGMHIVYNLVTTQLSGTIRCFSNPGEGTRFDITLPLEPEICHDK; encoded by the coding sequence GTGTCCGCCAAAGATCTGGGAGGCAACCGGCTCGCAGACGCAATCGCGCAGCGCAACGCCGAACGGATCGGCCGAATTGGATCTTGGTACTGGATTCTCGAAACCGACGAAATCGTCTGGTCGGAGGAGGCTTTTCGGCTGCTTGGTCTGACAGGGACGGACGCGACGCCTCGCTGGGCCGAATTCCTGAAAATCGTTCATCCCGACGATAGAGAAGAAGTGGATATCTGGTTCCGGAAAGCCTGGAAAACGGACCGTGAGAATGCCACCGAGTGCCGTATTCAGCGTGCGGATGGGAGTGTCCGCTGGGTCGAGGCACGAGAAGGTCCGGTTTTTGAAGGCGGCAAAAAGACCGCGATTTTCGGCACCATCAGAGACGTCACCGAACGGGTCGAGCGCATGGCCGAGATCCAAGCGCTAAACGCCCGCCAGGAAGAGCTCGTCATCCGCCGGACCTCAGAACTTCAGGATGAAATAGCCAAGCGCGAAGCGATGCAGGCCGAACTCGCGCTGAGCGAAGCCATGCATCGCAATATTGTCGATAGCGCGGCCGACGCCATCGTCACGATCGATGTCGGTGGATGCATCCTCTCGGCCAACAGGGCCGTGAAGGACACGTTCGGGTACGATCCGGATTCCTTGGTCGGTCAACGGGCCGAAACCCTGGTGGAAAGCGGGGTGGCGGCAAAGCACCAGGGTTTCATCGACAATTATCTGCGTTCCGGACAAAGCCGGATCATGGGCCGCACTGCGGAGGTGTCGGCTCGTCGCGCATGCGGAGAGGTGTTCCCTGTCGAGTTGTCGGTAAACGAGGTCAAGGCTTCGGGGCGGATATTCTTCTGCGCGATTATCCGGGATATCAGCGAGCGGCGCTCTGCCGAACTGGAACTCAGGGAGAGCGCGGAGCGGTTGAAGGAGAGCGAAAGCAACCTGCGTAAGCTCCTGGATCTCAGCCCCGTCGGCATAACGATCGTCGAACCGCATGCCCACAAGCGCCTCTATGCGAACGAGGCGATGGCAAAGATGTTCATGATCCCGGAGGGTACGCCGCTCTCGGAATGGGGTGCGGTCGAGACCTTCGCAGACCCGAAGGATCTCGAGATCGTCCGTCAGGCGAATTTCACCGAGAACCCGATCTCCGATCTGGAACTGCTCCGCACGCGGCGCGACGGATCGACCTGGTGGTGTCTGCATTATTCCCGCCCGATTGTTTTTGCAGGCACTCATGCCGCCATTGTCTGGCATCTCGATATCTCGAACCGGAAGCGCATCGAAGCGGAGCTGTCCGAGAAGGAACAGCAACTCCGGTCGACCATCGACAACGCGCCCGCGGGGTTCGTGCTCACGGACAGGGCGGAGAAAATCGTCCTGATGAACGACCGGATGCGCGAAATTCTCGATGTGCCAGCGGAGCTGGTCGAACCCGGAAGATGCTATGGCGACGTGCTTCGTTACCTAGTGGAGCGCGGGGATTTCGGGGCCGGAAATACCGAGGAGAAGTATCAGCGCGCCCTTGGCGGACTGCGCAATCTGACGGCGCGCATCCATGAATACAATTCCGTTTCTGGGAAAATATTTGGGGTCCGCCGCCACCCGGCCGGTGAAGGCAGTGTGGTGACAGTCGCCGTCGACGTAACCGAACAGAAGGAGAGCGAGGAGCGATTGAGGCAGGCGCTTTGGGATCTGGAGCTTGCCCAAGATGAGCTTGTCCAATCTGAAAAAATGGCGTCGCTCGGCGGTCTGGTCGCCGGTGTGGCTCACGAGATCAACACGCCTGTGGGTACCGCCGTGACTGCGGCCACCCATGTGCGCGAAGAAACGATGAAGATTCGGGCCGCACTCGCGAACAACGCCGTCGGGCGCGCGCAGTTCGATGGTTACCTGTCCGTCGCCGACGAAGGAACCCGGATTATCGAGAGCAATCTTCATCGCGCGGCGCAACTGATCCGAAGCTTCAAGCAGGTCGCCGTCGATCAATCAAGCGAGGAGCGGCGGGCCTTTAACGTCGATTCCTATCTGCGAGAAACGGTCGACAGTCTCAGGCCGCAGCTCACGAACTACCCGAAAGTCGGTTTGGATCTTGAAACCGATGCGGACGTCCGCATCAACAGCTTCCCCGGGGCGTTCGCCCAGGTGCTCTCGAACCTCTTTGTCAATGCCCTCGCTCACGGATTTGACAGCGATGGGAGCGGGACTATCTCGATCCGGACAATCCGCCTGGATGATCAGGTCCGGTTGACTTTCGAGGACGACGGACAAGGCATGGATGCCGATACACGGATGCATATTTTCGAGCCATTTTTCACGACCAAGCGCGGATCCGGCGGCAGCGGTCTCGGAATGCACATCGTCTACAACCTCGTGACGACGCAACTTTCCGGAACGATCCGCTGTTTCAGCAATCCCGGAGAAGGAACGCGCTTCGATATCACGCTCCCCTTGGAACCGGAGATTTGCCATGACAAATAA
- a CDS encoding YceI family protein encodes MKRILTAFALAVLALTAVPATAETYVIDTKGAHASITFRASHLGFSWLTGRFDSFTGQFEFDEANPDAATVSVEIDVNSLNSNHAERDNHLRSDDFFDAASHPKATFVSKTIKLTGDKTAVITGDLTIRGVTKTVDIEASHVGGGKDPWGGFRQGFSGTATIVPADFGMPNPIAKTPVELVLEVEGIRQ; translated from the coding sequence ATGAAACGGATTCTCACCGCGTTTGCTCTGGCTGTGCTCGCCCTCACGGCGGTCCCCGCTACGGCGGAAACCTATGTGATCGATACCAAAGGCGCGCATGCCTCGATCACTTTCCGCGCGAGCCATCTCGGCTTCTCCTGGCTGACAGGCCGGTTCGACAGCTTCACCGGCCAGTTCGAGTTCGACGAAGCCAATCCGGATGCCGCCACGGTGTCGGTGGAGATCGACGTGAACAGCCTGAATTCCAACCACGCCGAGCGGGACAATCACCTGCGCAGCGACGATTTCTTCGACGCGGCGAGCCATCCGAAGGCGACCTTTGTCAGCAAAACGATCAAGCTGACCGGGGACAAGACGGCCGTGATCACCGGCGATCTCACGATCCGCGGCGTCACCAAGACGGTAGATATAGAGGCCAGCCACGTTGGCGGCGGCAAGGATCCTTGGGGCGGTTTCCGTCAGGGCTTCTCCGGCACGGCGACGATTGTCCCCGCAGATTTCGGCATGCCCAATCCGATCGCGAAGACCCCCGTCGAACTGGTTCTCGAGGTCGAAGGGATTCGTCAGTAA
- a CDS encoding cytochrome b, which translates to MQVKNNSETYGLPSRALHWGMAVAIVAMFALGVWMVTLDYYSPYYRLAPDIHRGTGILLLGLLTLRFVWRLFNVDPDRNQLTRIERRGAELAHWGFYPLLLALMGSGYFISTADGRPIDVFGLFSVPAMIKSPGMEQAAGAIHEVLAYLTMALAALHALAALKHHLIDRDRTLLRMLRSGPTSLS; encoded by the coding sequence ATGCAAGTGAAGAACAATTCCGAGACCTATGGCCTTCCGAGCCGCGCCCTGCATTGGGGGATGGCGGTCGCGATCGTCGCGATGTTCGCGCTGGGTGTCTGGATGGTCACGCTCGATTACTACAGCCCCTACTATCGGCTGGCGCCGGACATTCACCGGGGCACCGGTATCCTGCTGCTCGGCCTTCTGACACTGCGTTTTGTATGGCGTCTCTTCAATGTAGACCCGGATCGCAATCAACTGACACGGATCGAACGGCGCGGCGCCGAGCTGGCGCATTGGGGCTTTTACCCCTTGCTGCTGGCCCTGATGGGGAGCGGCTATTTCATTTCGACGGCGGACGGGCGCCCGATCGATGTCTTCGGTCTGTTCTCGGTGCCGGCAATGATCAAGAGCCCCGGCATGGAGCAGGCCGCGGGGGCGATTCACGAAGTGCTCGCCTATCTCACGATGGCGCTCGCCGCGCTGCATGCGCTCGCGGCCCTGAAACATCACCTGATCGACCGCGACCGGACGCTTCTCAGGATGCTCCGCTCCGGCCCCACCTCTCTGTCCTGA
- a CDS encoding SDR family NAD(P)-dependent oxidoreductase, whose product MFDLGGRVAAVTGGNGGIGLAMAEGLARCGASILVIGRNAEKNAKAEGILKKHGVEAASVTADVTNEDDCAAAVDAAKEKFGRLDILVNNAGTNIRNVPHKLSLADWQTVISTNLTSAFICSNAAYPLLSENGGKIINIGSMLSIFGSSYGAAYAASKGGIVQLTKSQAVAWAPDNIQANAILPGWINTDLTRQARIDVDGLHERIESRTPAGRWGDPDDLSGIAAFLASPASDFVTGTAIPVDGGFSVNI is encoded by the coding sequence ATGTTCGACCTCGGGGGCCGGGTTGCGGCCGTCACGGGTGGCAATGGCGGGATCGGCCTCGCCATGGCGGAGGGACTCGCACGATGCGGCGCGTCCATCCTTGTCATCGGCCGCAATGCGGAGAAGAACGCCAAAGCCGAAGGCATCCTCAAGAAACACGGCGTGGAGGCCGCCTCGGTCACCGCGGACGTTACCAACGAGGACGACTGCGCCGCCGCCGTGGACGCGGCGAAGGAGAAATTCGGCCGCCTCGACATCCTGGTAAACAATGCCGGCACCAATATCCGCAACGTGCCGCACAAACTCTCCCTCGCCGACTGGCAAACGGTGATCAGCACCAATCTGACAAGCGCCTTCATCTGCAGCAACGCGGCCTATCCGCTGCTCTCGGAAAACGGTGGGAAGATCATCAATATCGGCTCGATGCTCTCGATTTTCGGCTCGAGCTACGGCGCCGCCTATGCCGCCAGCAAGGGCGGGATCGTGCAGCTCACCAAGTCGCAGGCCGTCGCCTGGGCCCCGGACAATATCCAGGCCAACGCAATCCTGCCGGGCTGGATCAATACCGACCTGACGCGCCAGGCCCGCATCGACGTGGACGGGCTGCACGAGCGCATCGAGAGCCGCACGCCGGCGGGACGCTGGGGCGACCCCGACGACCTTTCCGGTATCGCCGCCTTCCTTGCGAGCCCCGCCTCCGATTTCGTTACCGGCACGGCCATTCCGGTCGATGGCGGCTTCTCGGTCAACATCTGA
- a CDS encoding M20 family metallopeptidase: MASKPIDDVLNWLDGQREAMTDLLEELVNTESGSYNKAGVDAVGAKIEAHLNAAGIKTERTGADEFGDCIRAEISAAPGGANRHIVLMGHRDTVFPDGTVSERPFTRDGDIAYGPGVADMKSGLVMNTFIIEAFHKFGGAPFPLVALYTGDEEIASPSGRPVIEATARGARAVFNAEPGRETGNVVTGRKGASFFQFEITGIAAHSGGQPEKGVSAIEEMARKIQALHALTDFSTGVTVNVGLVSGGSSVNTVAPYCQADVDVRFKTMEQRDRVWKDIQAILDTTHLPGTETRITMERGFLPLTMSDDSQDIFQLYVDGAAELGIEIGGEYSGGSADSGFTAQVGTPTLCSTGPVGGGAHSIKEYCRLDTMVPRAKAVALAISRLSA, from the coding sequence ATGGCGTCCAAGCCTATCGACGACGTCCTGAACTGGCTCGACGGCCAGCGCGAGGCGATGACAGATCTGCTGGAAGAGCTCGTGAACACGGAGTCCGGCTCCTACAACAAGGCCGGCGTCGACGCCGTTGGGGCGAAGATCGAGGCGCATCTGAACGCCGCCGGCATCAAGACCGAACGCACCGGCGCCGACGAGTTCGGCGATTGCATCCGGGCGGAGATCTCCGCCGCGCCGGGAGGCGCCAACCGGCACATCGTTCTGATGGGGCACCGCGACACCGTCTTTCCGGACGGCACCGTCTCCGAGCGTCCCTTCACCCGCGACGGCGACATTGCCTACGGACCCGGGGTCGCCGACATGAAGTCGGGCCTGGTGATGAACACCTTCATCATCGAGGCCTTCCACAAGTTCGGCGGCGCGCCTTTTCCCCTCGTCGCTCTTTATACCGGTGATGAAGAAATCGCCTCGCCCTCCGGCCGCCCGGTGATCGAGGCGACAGCACGGGGTGCGCGGGCAGTCTTCAACGCCGAACCGGGCCGCGAGACCGGCAATGTCGTGACCGGCCGCAAGGGCGCGTCCTTCTTCCAGTTCGAGATCACAGGCATTGCCGCCCATTCCGGCGGTCAGCCAGAGAAAGGCGTGAGCGCGATCGAGGAGATGGCGCGCAAGATCCAGGCCCTGCATGCGCTGACCGATTTCTCGACAGGCGTCACGGTGAATGTCGGTCTGGTCTCCGGCGGCAGTTCGGTCAACACCGTCGCGCCCTATTGCCAAGCGGATGTCGATGTCCGCTTCAAGACCATGGAGCAGCGCGACCGGGTCTGGAAGGATATCCAGGCGATCCTCGACACCACTCACCTGCCGGGCACAGAGACCCGGATCACGATGGAACGGGGCTTCCTGCCGCTCACCATGTCCGATGACAGCCAGGATATCTTCCAGCTCTATGTCGACGGGGCGGCGGAACTCGGGATCGAGATCGGCGGCGAGTATTCCGGCGGCAGCGCCGACAGCGGCTTCACCGCCCAGGTCGGCACGCCGACGCTCTGCTCGACCGGTCCCGTCGGCGGCGGTGCGCACAGCATCAAGGAATATTGCCGCCTCGACACCATGGTGCCGCGGGCCAAGGCGGTCGCGCTGGCGATCTCCCGCCTCAGCGCATGA